From Bacteroides sp., one genomic window encodes:
- a CDS encoding LptF/LptG family permease, translated as MKKIDWYIIKKFLGTFFFAMALIILIVIVFDFSEKIDDFIEKQAPLREIIFSYYLNFIPYFVNLFSPLFTFIAVIFFTSRLATNTEIVAMLSAGISFRRLMVPYLISAILLGMLSFYLANIIIPPANKRRLDFEAVYVKNPATFRERNIHMQIRPGVFIFLESYNDRSNMGWRFSLEKIEEGELVYKLSADNIRWDSINGSWGIENYYLRTIDGLQEELRFGNRLDTVLPFTPRDFIQNLKEMETMNFSELRDYIRNERLKGSENVKFYEVEMYRRAAFPFATLVLTLICVALSSRKVRGGIGLHLGAGLAFSFAFILFMQISTTFATKGNLSPLLSVWIPNIIFGLVGIYLYQRAPK; from the coding sequence GTGAAGAAAATCGACTGGTATATCATCAAAAAATTCCTGGGGACCTTCTTTTTTGCGATGGCCCTCATCATCCTGATCGTGATCGTATTTGACTTCTCTGAAAAGATCGACGACTTCATTGAAAAACAAGCCCCGCTGCGCGAGATTATCTTTTCCTATTACCTGAATTTCATCCCCTATTTTGTCAACCTGTTCAGCCCCCTGTTTACCTTTATCGCGGTAATCTTTTTCACCTCGCGCCTGGCTACCAACACCGAAATTGTGGCGATGCTCAGCGCCGGCATCAGCTTCCGCCGGCTGATGGTTCCTTACCTGATCTCAGCCATATTGCTCGGGATGCTTTCGTTTTACCTTGCCAACATCATCATTCCCCCGGCAAACAAAAGACGCCTGGATTTTGAAGCCGTTTATGTGAAGAACCCGGCCACCTTCAGGGAGCGCAACATCCATATGCAGATCCGTCCCGGGGTCTTTATTTTCCTGGAATCCTACAACGACCGTAGCAATATGGGCTGGCGTTTCTCGCTGGAGAAAATAGAGGAAGGCGAGCTGGTGTATAAGCTTTCGGCCGACAACATTCGCTGGGACAGCATCAACGGGAGCTGGGGTATTGAGAATTATTATTTACGCACCATCGATGGGCTGCAGGAGGAGTTGCGGTTTGGCAACCGGCTCGACACCGTGCTGCCTTTTACCCCACGCGACTTCATTCAGAACCTGAAGGAGATGGAGACCATGAACTTTTCTGAACTCAGGGATTATATCCGCAATGAGCGGCTGAAAGGATCGGAGAATGTGAAGTTTTATGAAGTGGAGATGTATCGGCGAGCGGCCTTTCCCTTTGCCACGCTGGTGCTAACGCTGATTTGCGTAGCCCTTTCGAGCCGCAAGGTAAGGGGCGGCATCGGGCTTCACCTGGGGGCAGGCCTGGCGTTTAGTTTTGCCTTTATACTGTTTATGCAGATATCCACTACCTTTGCCACCAAGGGCAATCTGTCGCCTTTGCTCTCGGTGTGGATTCCCAACATTATCTTTGGGCTCGTGGGTATTTACCTCTATCAAAGGGCCCCGAAATAA
- a CDS encoding CNNM domain-containing protein translates to MFALFAYLFLALFVSFICSILEAVLLSTPPSFLMVKQNEGHQWAKSFIDLKLNVDKPLSAILSLNTVAHTVGAAGVGAQAVKVFGEAYFGIISAILTILILVVTEIIPKTIGATYWRKLTRFAYVSLKLMIFIAYPLVLMSSVITKFISSGKMKKTTSREEIAALASIGAVEGLFSNNENKILQNILRLRNVKATEIMTPRVVLSIADENLLLSDFLKNKEYLKFSRIPVYSEDDENIRGYVVRQNVMEYLAEDQHDLKLKDIKRDIVVVPDSVELFSLWEKLLEKKEHIAIIVDEYGGLEGIVTMEDIIETMLGLEIVDEKDTVVNMRDFARKRWEKRQAKYLQIDKLDKDEG, encoded by the coding sequence ATGTTTGCACTTTTTGCTTACCTTTTTCTAGCCCTTTTCGTTTCCTTTATTTGTTCTATCCTGGAGGCGGTATTGCTATCTACTCCTCCTTCTTTTCTCATGGTAAAGCAGAATGAAGGGCACCAATGGGCCAAATCGTTTATCGACCTGAAGCTGAATGTTGATAAACCTCTATCGGCCATCTTGTCGTTAAATACCGTAGCCCATACCGTAGGTGCTGCGGGTGTGGGCGCCCAGGCGGTAAAGGTTTTTGGGGAAGCCTATTTTGGCATTATTTCAGCCATTCTGACCATCCTGATCCTGGTGGTCACAGAGATCATTCCCAAGACCATCGGGGCCACTTACTGGAGAAAACTGACCCGGTTTGCATATGTTTCCCTCAAGTTGATGATTTTTATTGCTTATCCCCTGGTGTTGATGTCGTCGGTCATCACAAAATTTATTTCAAGCGGTAAAATGAAGAAGACCACCAGCCGGGAAGAAATTGCCGCCCTTGCAAGCATTGGGGCGGTTGAAGGTTTGTTCTCAAATAATGAAAATAAGATCCTTCAAAACATTCTCCGGTTGAGGAATGTCAAAGCCACAGAGATCATGACCCCCAGGGTGGTATTGTCTATTGCTGATGAAAACCTGCTCCTGAGTGATTTTTTGAAAAACAAGGAGTATTTAAAGTTTTCGCGCATCCCGGTTTATTCGGAAGATGATGAGAATATCAGGGGCTACGTCGTGAGGCAAAATGTCATGGAGTACCTGGCGGAGGACCAGCATGATCTGAAGTTAAAGGATATTAAGCGCGATATTGTTGTGGTGCCTGATTCCGTTGAGTTGTTCTCGCTTTGGGAAAAACTCCTGGAAAAGAAGGAACATATAGCTATTATTGTTGATGAGTATGGCGGACTGGAAGGAATCGTGACCATGGAAGATATCATTGAGACCATGCTGGGACTTGAGATTGTGGATGAAAAGGATACGGTAGTCAATATGCGCGATTTCGCACGGAAACGCTGGGAGAAAAGACAGGCCAAGTACCTGCAGATAGATAAGTTGGATAAGGATGAAGGATAA
- a CDS encoding glycosyltransferase, which yields MEWLREVPLTYDWLLLYAFGLTALIQLFYYWFFFSRLALGKPRKKYEVTPPVSIVICAKNEYLNLEENLPLFLEQDYPDFEVLVVNDGSDDDTELLLHGMKAQHTRLTVINLQKNVNFFSGKKFPLSIGIREAKHNLLLMSDADCRPASPRWIAEMVSGFDPATEIVLGYGPYRKRPGLLNKLIRYDSFFIALQYLSYALAGQAYMGVGRNLAYRREVFYRVKGFTSHYLVSSGDDDLFINQTATRRNVRIEVNPDAHTLSLPKETLGKWFHQKRRHMTTGKHYRPKFKFLLGLFSLSQGLFYVFLAAILIFCFFSTIALIAAAIFVIRMISMLIIFFRAGKKLNQSRLSLYSPLFDIIMLGLNLVFSFSAIFFKRNRWK from the coding sequence ATGGAGTGGCTCAGGGAGGTCCCGCTGACGTATGATTGGTTGCTGCTTTATGCCTTTGGCCTCACTGCACTCATCCAGCTGTTTTACTACTGGTTCTTTTTCAGCCGGCTGGCCCTCGGCAAGCCCCGCAAGAAATACGAGGTCACCCCCCCCGTTAGCATCGTCATCTGTGCTAAAAACGAATACCTCAACCTCGAAGAAAACCTGCCCTTGTTTCTGGAACAGGATTACCCCGACTTCGAGGTGCTGGTGGTAAATGATGGCTCAGACGACGACACCGAATTGCTTCTTCACGGTATGAAAGCCCAACACACTAGGCTGACAGTCATCAATTTGCAAAAAAACGTCAATTTCTTTTCCGGCAAAAAGTTCCCCCTCTCCATTGGCATCAGGGAAGCGAAGCATAACCTGCTGCTGATGTCCGATGCGGACTGCCGGCCTGCCAGTCCCCGCTGGATTGCCGAAATGGTTTCGGGTTTCGATCCCGCTACCGAGATCGTCCTGGGGTACGGGCCCTACCGTAAGCGCCCGGGCCTGCTCAACAAACTGATCCGTTACGACAGCTTCTTCATTGCCCTGCAATACCTGTCGTATGCCCTGGCAGGACAGGCCTATATGGGTGTGGGACGCAACCTGGCCTACCGCCGCGAAGTGTTCTACCGTGTGAAGGGCTTCACCTCTCACTACCTGGTCAGCTCGGGCGACGATGACCTGTTCATCAACCAGACCGCCACCCGCCGCAATGTCCGCATCGAGGTCAACCCCGATGCCCACACCCTTTCCCTGCCCAAGGAGACCCTGGGAAAGTGGTTCCATCAGAAACGCCGCCATATGACCACCGGCAAGCATTACAGGCCGAAGTTCAAATTTTTGCTGGGGCTTTTCAGCCTTTCACAGGGATTGTTTTATGTCTTTCTGGCGGCCATTCTGATCTTTTGCTTTTTTTCAACAATTGCGCTGATTGCTGCGGCAATCTTCGTTATTCGTATGATAAGCATGTTAATAATTTTTTTCAGGGCGGGAAAAAAGTTAAATCAAAGCCGATTATCTTTATATTCGCCGCTGTTTGATATCATCATGCTGGGCCTGAACCTTGTGTTTTCATTCTCAGCCATTTTTTTTAAACGCAATCGATGGAAGTAA
- a CDS encoding nitroreductase family protein, producing MENKLKKLIESAIKAPSGHNTQPWKFKIVDNTIQIHPDFSRSLPVVDADHHALYISLGCAAENILIASTHEGLDAKLEFVKDQEGTEYLSIDFMPNGSVEPDGLFDWIEKRQSTKNKYTDRQVPDDDLDQLRRSFDFEGISLLTITNKEEIEKLTPLIVEGSNRQFENRAFVKELISWIRFSRKEALQAKDGVWAASMGMPGVGRWIGGFIMGNLVSAKSEAKRWEGLIRASAGLALFVSQENDVRHWVCLGRALQRFGLSATRLSISHAHMNMPCEEIEVREKLARYLELENKHPLLILRFGYSDPMPYSFRRDAKAVIVE from the coding sequence ATGGAAAACAAACTGAAAAAACTGATTGAATCGGCGATTAAGGCGCCTTCAGGCCATAACACGCAACCCTGGAAGTTCAAAATAGTGGATAATACCATCCAGATTCACCCCGATTTTTCCAGATCCTTACCAGTGGTGGATGCTGATCATCATGCTTTATACATCAGTTTGGGATGCGCTGCAGAAAATATTTTAATTGCATCCACCCATGAAGGCCTGGATGCAAAGCTTGAATTTGTTAAAGACCAAGAGGGAACCGAATACCTCTCAATCGATTTCATGCCCAATGGATCCGTTGAACCAGACGGGCTTTTTGACTGGATTGAGAAAAGGCAGTCGACAAAAAATAAGTATACCGATAGGCAGGTGCCAGATGACGATCTGGATCAGCTCAGGCGTTCCTTTGATTTTGAGGGGATCAGCCTGTTGACCATTACGAACAAGGAAGAAATAGAAAAACTCACCCCCCTTATCGTTGAAGGAAGCAACAGGCAATTTGAAAACAGGGCATTTGTGAAAGAGTTGATTTCCTGGATCCGGTTCTCAAGAAAAGAAGCATTGCAAGCGAAAGATGGCGTTTGGGCCGCCAGCATGGGCATGCCGGGCGTGGGGCGCTGGATTGGGGGCTTCATCATGGGAAACTTAGTTTCTGCCAAAAGTGAAGCAAAACGTTGGGAAGGTCTTATTCGTGCTTCCGCAGGCCTGGCCCTTTTTGTGAGCCAGGAAAATGATGTCAGGCATTGGGTGTGCCTGGGGAGGGCATTGCAAAGATTTGGGCTTTCGGCCACCCGGTTAAGCATCAGCCATGCGCACATGAACATGCCTTGTGAGGAAATAGAGGTGCGGGAAAAACTGGCCAGGTATCTTGAACTTGAGAATAAACACCCACTTTTGATTCTTCGTTTCGGCTATTCTGACCCCATGCCATATTCTTTCAGAAGGGATGCCAAAGCGGTTATCGTGGAATAA
- a CDS encoding sigma-70 family RNA polymerase sigma factor, whose protein sequence is MEVKTNLTEKAQRDYLLVREAVDHGDQRAYSELMARYKDTIYFMLLKMAGNPEDAEDLTVEAFGKAFKNLEQYTPDYAFSTWLFKIASNNCIDFIRKKKKNVLNYEANEELNESHKASNLASDTGDPEEKMLRSQKVKLMREVVEGLKPRYRQLIELRYFQELSYEEICEELDLPLGTVKAQLFRAREFLYNILKNSRDHF, encoded by the coding sequence ATGGAAGTAAAAACCAACCTTACCGAAAAAGCGCAGAGAGACTACCTGCTGGTTAGGGAGGCGGTGGACCACGGCGACCAGCGGGCCTATTCCGAGCTGATGGCCCGTTACAAGGACACCATTTACTTCATGCTCCTGAAGATGGCCGGAAATCCCGAAGACGCTGAAGATCTCACCGTCGAAGCCTTTGGCAAAGCCTTCAAAAACCTTGAACAATACACCCCAGATTACGCTTTCAGCACCTGGCTGTTTAAGATCGCCTCCAACAACTGCATCGACTTCATCCGCAAGAAGAAGAAAAACGTGCTCAATTACGAGGCCAACGAAGAACTCAACGAGTCGCATAAGGCCAGCAACCTGGCCTCCGACACCGGCGACCCCGAAGAAAAGATGCTGCGAAGCCAGAAAGTGAAACTGATGCGTGAGGTGGTCGAAGGCCTCAAGCCCCGCTACCGCCAGCTCATCGAGCTGCGCTACTTCCAGGAACTTTCCTACGAAGAGATCTGCGAAGAGCTTGACCTGCCCCTGGGTACCGTGAAGGCCCAGCTATTCCGCGCCCGCGAATTCCTTTACAATATCCTCAAGAATTCCAGGGACCACTTCTAA
- a CDS encoding cation:proton antiporter, translating to MGSLIAIDGSSSLSVELYDVALLVVGLIILVAVILPRLMSTRKMIAAPMLYMGAGALIFLLPWAPELPHLVEDACWPKRLTELGVIIALTSAGLKLNRPFARETWQISWRLLAITMPLTIVAVAWLGWEVAGLMPAMALLLGAVLAPTDPVLASDVQTSPPGKPDVSRTRLALTTEAGLNDGLAFPFTNLAIAVAVGGLAPSAWLGNWLAVDVFYKIIIGGLTGAVSGWLIAQLLLKLKATRRLAKTMTGITALSLTLVPYGLAELLSSYGFIAVFIAACMFRHVECDHEYQVTLHDFSEEAERVLIMVLVFLIGAYAVSGLLTLMTPLMWVVSIVIVFFIRPLAGLIGLIGTGLQRKERLAISFFGIRGIGSIYYLAYGVYHADFSNAMDLWALVVSVIIISVVVHGVTAGPVMNWITPKHQE from the coding sequence ATGGGAAGCTTAATCGCCATTGATGGTTCATCTTCCCTGTCTGTTGAACTTTATGATGTTGCCCTGCTGGTGGTCGGTCTGATCATCCTGGTAGCTGTTATTCTGCCCCGGCTGATGTCGACGCGCAAGATGATCGCTGCCCCGATGCTCTATATGGGGGCTGGTGCGCTGATTTTTTTATTGCCTTGGGCACCGGAATTGCCCCACTTGGTGGAGGATGCCTGTTGGCCAAAACGACTTACCGAGTTGGGAGTGATCATCGCCTTAACCTCTGCCGGTCTTAAACTAAACCGCCCGTTTGCACGCGAGACGTGGCAGATCAGTTGGCGGCTGCTGGCCATCACCATGCCGTTGACTATTGTGGCAGTAGCCTGGCTTGGCTGGGAGGTTGCAGGGCTGATGCCAGCTATGGCTCTTTTGCTTGGCGCAGTGCTTGCTCCTACTGATCCCGTATTGGCCTCCGATGTACAAACCTCGCCCCCCGGGAAACCTGATGTTTCGAGAACCCGGCTTGCCCTTACCACGGAAGCCGGGCTCAACGATGGCTTGGCATTTCCTTTTACCAATCTTGCCATTGCGGTAGCGGTGGGCGGCCTGGCACCATCGGCCTGGCTGGGCAACTGGCTGGCAGTTGATGTTTTTTACAAGATCATCATCGGTGGATTGACAGGAGCCGTTAGTGGCTGGCTCATTGCCCAACTGCTGCTGAAGTTAAAGGCTACCCGGCGTCTGGCTAAAACCATGACCGGTATCACAGCGCTAAGTCTGACGCTGGTGCCTTATGGCTTAGCCGAGTTATTGTCAAGCTACGGGTTTATTGCCGTGTTTATCGCCGCCTGTATGTTTCGCCATGTGGAGTGCGATCATGAATACCAGGTTACCCTGCATGATTTTTCTGAGGAGGCAGAACGGGTCCTGATTATGGTGCTGGTGTTCTTGATTGGTGCTTATGCCGTTAGCGGACTGTTGACGCTTATGACCCCCTTGATGTGGGTTGTGTCCATTGTTATCGTATTTTTTATACGCCCCCTGGCAGGCTTGATTGGCTTGATTGGCACCGGGCTCCAACGGAAAGAGCGTTTAGCAATCTCGTTCTTTGGCATTCGTGGCATTGGCTCCATTTATTACCTTGCTTATGGTGTGTATCATGCAGATTTTTCGAATGCCATGGACCTTTGGGCATTGGTGGTGTCGGTAATAATCATTTCGGTGGTTGTGCATGGGGTAACAGCGGGTCCTGTAATGAACTGGATCACCCCAAAACACCAGGAATAA
- a CDS encoding DUF998 domain-containing protein: MKTLLIKQAIFLPVVYFCFLIIAGFFANDYSHWGQHASELGINSSKSAVVLFQFGIILTSISLFLLAFGLLLHFKFQFLLSSILVFAFGVTFVFGAIYPITSPWHGLYGFGLFIMLLPFVFLYELKNLIPQRSVHWISVAAGFLMFFYLWSMIARIDPVNLRGLTQRLFGIIVFGWLSFISFQLYQFIKRSGAKEN, from the coding sequence ATGAAAACATTGTTGATTAAACAGGCCATTTTTCTGCCCGTAGTTTATTTTTGCTTTTTGATTATTGCCGGATTTTTTGCAAATGATTACAGTCATTGGGGACAACATGCCAGTGAACTGGGGATCAATTCAAGCAAAAGCGCAGTGGTACTATTCCAGTTTGGAATTATTTTAACCAGTATTTCCCTGTTTCTCTTGGCCTTTGGATTATTGCTTCATTTTAAATTTCAATTTTTACTATCCTCTATTCTGGTATTTGCCTTTGGGGTGACTTTTGTTTTTGGGGCGATCTATCCAATCACTTCTCCCTGGCACGGGTTATATGGTTTTGGATTATTTATCATGCTTTTGCCTTTTGTTTTTTTGTATGAGTTGAAAAATCTGATCCCCCAAAGATCTGTTCACTGGATATCTGTTGCAGCTGGTTTTTTGATGTTTTTTTATTTATGGTCGATGATCGCCAGAATAGACCCGGTAAACTTGCGTGGACTGACCCAAAGGTTATTTGGAATAATTGTTTTTGGCTGGCTGTCCTTTATTTCGTTTCAGCTTTATCAATTTATCAAAAGGTCCGGGGCTAAAGAAAACTGA
- the trxA gene encoding thioredoxin, producing the protein MSKKQESKKQSMRPMLVAFGIIAMAVGAYAIFSNSGKEVEEEVAVATAEESLVTVLSEGNFKEVTDSGVVLVDFWATWCAPCRIQGPIVNEVAAEMGDKARIAKLDVDQNNRLAALYEVRNIPTLIIFKDGEPARRFIGVTQKETLIEAINELL; encoded by the coding sequence ATGTCAAAAAAACAGGAAAGCAAGAAACAAAGCATGCGCCCCATGCTTGTTGCTTTTGGAATCATTGCCATGGCCGTTGGGGCATATGCTATTTTCAGCAACAGCGGTAAAGAGGTGGAAGAGGAAGTTGCCGTTGCAACAGCCGAAGAAAGCTTGGTGACTGTGCTCAGTGAAGGCAATTTTAAGGAAGTGACCGACAGTGGTGTTGTCCTGGTCGATTTCTGGGCTACATGGTGTGCGCCATGTCGTATTCAGGGTCCTATTGTGAATGAAGTAGCCGCCGAGATGGGCGATAAGGCCCGCATCGCGAAACTCGATGTAGACCAGAATAACCGCCTGGCCGCTTTGTACGAAGTGCGCAACATCCCTACCCTGATCATCTTTAAGGATGGTGAACCCGCACGACGTTTTATTGGGGTGACTCAGAAAGAAACACTCATCGAGGCCATCAACGAACTGCTTTAA
- a CDS encoding RNA polymerase sigma factor — protein sequence MAKDSREEDLELLKGCLDNDRKQQKELYRKYFKAMFQICLSYSGDRDEAKDILQEAFIKVFSNLEHFNPKNSLGGWIRRIVTNTAIDYFRKADRLVFQNEFQDEPDDDERGGFSYEYLTSDIILHYIKQLPDGARLVFNLFAVEGLPHKEIGKKLGITEGTSKSQYKRARNLLKKWLYEYELSKQ from the coding sequence ATGGCTAAAGATTCACGTGAGGAAGATTTAGAGTTGCTTAAGGGCTGCCTGGATAATGACCGGAAGCAACAGAAAGAGCTTTACAGGAAATATTTTAAGGCTATGTTTCAGATTTGCCTTTCATATAGTGGCGACCGGGACGAGGCAAAAGACATTTTGCAGGAGGCGTTCATAAAGGTATTTTCCAATCTGGAGCATTTTAATCCAAAAAATTCCCTGGGAGGCTGGATCAGGCGGATTGTCACCAATACAGCCATCGATTACTTCAGAAAGGCTGACCGGCTTGTTTTCCAGAATGAATTCCAGGATGAGCCAGATGATGATGAAAGGGGCGGTTTCTCTTACGAATACCTTACCAGCGACATCATCCTTCATTACATCAAGCAGCTGCCCGACGGGGCAAGATTAGTATTTAACCTGTTTGCAGTGGAGGGTTTGCCCCATAAGGAAATTGGAAAGAAGCTAGGCATCACCGAGGGGACCTCGAAATCGCAATACAAAAGGGCAAGGAACCTGCTGAAGAAATGGCTTTATGAATATGAACTCAGCAAGCAATGA
- the tgt gene encoding tRNA guanosine(34) transglycosylase Tgt — protein sequence MEFSITARDKESSARRGYLITDHGRIETPIFMPVGTAGTVKAMHHRDLEEVVKAQIILGNTYHLYLRPGLEVLGQAGGLHRFMHWDKPILTDSGGYQVYSLTHRRKLTEEGVMFQSHIDGSRHLFTPERVMDIQRVIGADIMMAFDECTPYPCEYDYAKKSMHITHTWLKRCIDHFDAGEGHYGHSQALFPIVQGSTFKDLRVESARFVAECGREGNAIGGLSVGEPAEDMYEITELVCGILPDNKPRYLMGVGTPENILESIALGIDMFDCVMPTRNARNGMLFTSEGIINIRNQKWKDDFSSIDPNGTAYVDQHYSKSYLRHLFVGNEMLGPMVATMHNLSFYLELVDQARQHIEAGDFTAWKNAAVKRLSQRL from the coding sequence ATGGAGTTCAGCATCACCGCGCGCGACAAGGAAAGCAGTGCCCGCAGGGGTTATCTTATTACAGATCACGGCCGCATAGAAACCCCCATTTTCATGCCCGTGGGTACGGCTGGCACGGTGAAAGCGATGCATCACCGCGACCTGGAAGAGGTGGTGAAAGCACAGATCATCCTGGGCAACACCTATCATCTGTATCTGCGCCCGGGCCTGGAGGTGTTGGGACAGGCAGGCGGTCTGCACCGCTTCATGCACTGGGATAAGCCCATCCTGACCGACAGTGGCGGCTACCAGGTATATTCGCTGACCCACCGCCGCAAGCTTACAGAAGAGGGAGTGATGTTTCAGTCGCACATTGACGGCTCGCGCCACCTGTTTACACCCGAGCGGGTGATGGACATCCAGCGGGTGATCGGAGCCGACATCATGATGGCTTTCGATGAATGCACCCCCTACCCTTGTGAATACGACTACGCCAAAAAATCGATGCATATCACCCACACTTGGCTGAAGCGCTGCATTGATCATTTCGATGCCGGCGAGGGGCATTACGGTCACAGCCAAGCGTTATTTCCCATTGTTCAGGGCAGCACCTTTAAGGACCTTCGGGTGGAGTCGGCCCGCTTTGTAGCCGAGTGCGGACGGGAGGGTAACGCCATTGGAGGCCTGTCGGTGGGTGAACCCGCCGAGGATATGTACGAGATAACAGAACTGGTCTGCGGCATATTGCCCGATAACAAGCCCCGTTACCTGATGGGCGTGGGCACACCCGAGAACATCCTGGAGAGCATTGCCCTGGGCATAGATATGTTCGACTGCGTGATGCCTACCCGTAACGCGCGTAACGGGATGCTGTTTACCAGCGAAGGCATCATCAATATCCGCAACCAGAAATGGAAGGACGACTTCAGTTCTATTGATCCCAATGGCACCGCTTATGTAGATCAGCATTACAGCAAGTCATACCTGCGCCATCTGTTTGTAGGCAACGAAATGTTAGGGCCCATGGTGGCCACGATGCACAACCTGAGCTTCTACCTGGAACTGGTGGACCAGGCACGGCAGCACATCGAAGCGGGTGACTTCACCGCCTGGAAGAACGCTGCCGTGAAACGTCTCAGCCAACGATTGTAA
- a CDS encoding RluA family pseudouridine synthase, with the protein MQEKESSFKMPPKKHQPKGLNILYEDQHILVVDKVHGLLTMGTEREKEKTAYYLLNEYVKKGNERSRNRVFIVHRLDRDTSGLLIFAKNEHAKRFLQDNWKGFSKKYYAVVHGKFEEKEGEISSYLFESKAYKVYSVNDPEKGKFSKTGFKVLKESEKYSLVEINLFTGRKNQIRVHLSDEGHPVVGDKIYGPSEKGIKRLALHAYSLTITHPFTKKEMNFETGVPLYFKTLARI; encoded by the coding sequence ATGCAGGAAAAAGAATCATCATTTAAAATGCCCCCAAAGAAACACCAGCCCAAAGGACTGAATATTCTTTATGAAGATCAGCATATTCTTGTGGTAGATAAGGTGCATGGGCTGCTGACAATGGGAACGGAAAGGGAGAAGGAGAAAACTGCTTATTACCTTTTGAATGAGTATGTTAAGAAAGGGAATGAGCGATCAAGAAATCGGGTATTTATTGTACATCGCCTGGATCGGGACACTTCGGGGCTTCTGATTTTTGCAAAAAATGAACACGCGAAACGGTTTTTACAGGATAACTGGAAGGGGTTTAGTAAAAAATATTATGCAGTAGTGCATGGAAAATTTGAGGAAAAAGAAGGTGAGATTTCCTCTTATTTATTTGAAAGCAAGGCTTATAAAGTGTATTCTGTAAATGACCCTGAAAAAGGGAAGTTTTCAAAAACAGGTTTTAAGGTCCTCAAAGAGTCGGAAAAGTATAGCCTGGTGGAGATCAATCTGTTTACGGGCAGGAAAAACCAAATCCGTGTACACTTATCTGATGAGGGACATCCTGTGGTGGGAGATAAAATTTACGGCCCTTCTGAAAAAGGAATAAAAAGATTGGCCCTTCACGCTTATTCGCTTACCATAACTCATCCGTTCACGAAAAAAGAAATGAATTTTGAGACAGGGGTTCCTCTTTATTTTAAAACACTGGCGAGAATATAG
- a CDS encoding 2-oxo acid dehydrogenase subunit E2 — protein MKNFSAKIFPRSRIATLDVSAMGLKKHHVVVMIEMDVTDSRIKLREHRKRRERISFFGWLTKAISVSIKDHRPVAAYLKGKRRLIVFNDINVSVAVEKEIAGNRVPIPLVIEKASEKTIEAITAEISQAKEQVLTDQDIVLQNKSNKWEQVYYVLPGFIRRWFWHYLTSHPQFAFNKMGNVAITSVGGLGGANAWFKPISVHPVCFGIGDVVKKAVVIDDGIEIREMLNMTVLLDHDVVDGMEMAKFIKRLKNNIEQGVEL, from the coding sequence ATGAAAAATTTTTCCGCCAAGATATTCCCCAGATCAAGGATTGCCACCCTAGATGTTTCAGCGATGGGGTTGAAAAAACATCATGTAGTGGTCATGATTGAAATGGATGTTACGGACAGCAGAATAAAATTAAGGGAGCATAGAAAACGCCGTGAAAGGATCTCGTTTTTTGGCTGGCTGACCAAGGCCATCAGTGTCAGTATTAAGGATCACAGGCCTGTTGCAGCCTACCTGAAAGGAAAACGCCGGCTGATTGTTTTCAATGATATCAACGTATCTGTGGCCGTAGAAAAAGAGATCGCCGGCAATAGAGTGCCTATTCCGCTGGTCATTGAAAAGGCCAGTGAAAAAACAATTGAGGCCATCACTGCAGAAATCAGCCAGGCTAAGGAGCAGGTATTGACCGACCAGGATATTGTGCTGCAAAACAAATCAAACAAGTGGGAGCAAGTTTATTATGTGTTGCCGGGCTTCATCAGGCGATGGTTTTGGCATTATTTAACCAGTCATCCCCAGTTTGCCTTTAATAAAATGGGGAACGTGGCTATTACCTCGGTAGGGGGATTGGGCGGCGCAAATGCCTGGTTTAAGCCGATATCAGTCCATCCGGTTTGTTTTGGGATTGGTGATGTGGTGAAAAAGGCCGTTGTTATCGACGACGGCATCGAGATCAGGGAGATGCTGAATATGACCGTGCTGCTGGACCACGATGTGGTGGACGGCATGGAAATGGCAAAATTCATTAAGCGGTTGAAAAATAATATTGAGCAAGGCGTTGAATTGTGA